In Rhodamnia argentea isolate NSW1041297 chromosome 4, ASM2092103v1, whole genome shotgun sequence, the following proteins share a genomic window:
- the LOC125314517 gene encoding disease resistance protein RUN1-like — translation MASSSSSSSSSSSNLKRYYHVFLSFRGTDVRKGFLGHLYAGLEQRGLHTFVDREELRKGEQISPALKKAIEGSRAAIIVFSKNYASSRWCLEELARIMECKEQRDLKVFPVFYKVEPREVRTPRGTYREAMAEHESKFGKDSQEVKRWKKALCDAGSLSGWDFLEGDEAKLIQCIVKELSIHLVRAPLHVAKYPVGIDSRVQKLKWLLQKKWGDEDVLMIGLWGLGGIGKTTIAKAIYNAIESQFQGCSFLARVRESPDKSNGLVALQEKLLYEILSRGDLTVYSVDGGINLIQERLCCKKVLLVLDDIDHLDQLNALAGEAHWFGKGSRIIVTSRDKHVLTSHGINFVYKVETLDDNEARDLFGRHAFRSSKKVEITRDLINRAVRYANGLPLALEVLGSFLCGREEPAWESTLDKLSGSPDQTINRILKISFDGLDNNEREIFLDIACFFKGKSIEHTTEVLDSCDFATTIGIEVLIERSLIIEEHGTLQMHDLIQLMGKDVVNQECPDDPGKRRRLWIFEDVVEILCEDTGTNAIKAIVLDFPRLEDITISPDAFTNMKRLRMLILLEVHVSSQGPVRLPNELRWLKWPNAPNLEFGSGPKKLVRLDLHRSRIKQLGGPLKNFRKLKSIDFGECKSLASVPDLSEAPNLESLNLDGCKSLVEVHQSVGYLNKLRDSRRWVVLKFS, via the exons atggcttcttcttcttcttcttcttcttcttcctcttcaaatCTGAAAAGGTATTACcatgtgttcctgagcttcagaggcaCGGATGTCCGCAAGGGCTTCCTTGGTCATCTCTATGCCGGTCTGGAACAAAGAGGATTACACACTTTTGTAGACAGGGAGGAGCTCAGGAAAGGAGAGCAAATATCGCCGGCACTTAAGAAGGCGATCGAGGGGTCGCGTGCTGCGATCATCGTTTTCTCCAAGAACTATGCTTCCTCGcggtggtgcttggaagagttgGCCAgaattatggagtgcaaggagcaaagagaCCTCAAGGTCTTTCCCGTGTTTTACAAAGTCGAACCCAGAGAAGTGAGAACACCGAGAGGGACTTATAGAGAAGCTATGGCTGAACATGAGTCCAAATTCGGGAAGGATTCGCaggaagtgaagagatggaagaaggcGCTCTGCGACGCCGGTAGCCTGTCCGGGTGGGATTTCCTTGAGGG AGATGAAGCGAAGCTCATACAATGCATCGTGAAGGAATTATCAATTCATCTAGTGCGTGCACCCTTACATGTCGCCAAGTATCCGGTCGGAATAGATTCCCGAGTCCAAAAACTGAAATGGTTGTTACAAAAGAAGTGGGGTGATGAAGATGTTCTCATGATAGGTCTATGGGGACTTGGAGGAATAGGGAAGACAACAATTGCTAAAGCCATATATAATGCTATTGAGAGTCAATTTCAGGGTTGTAGTTTTTTGGCGCGAGTTAGAGAAAGTCCGGACAAAAGCAATGGTCTGGTTGCTTTGCAAGAAAAACTTCTATATGAGATACTATCTCGAGGAGATTTAACAGTATATAGTGTTGATGGAGGAATCAATTTGATACAAGAAAGACTTTGTTGCAAAAAGGTTCTCCTGGTTCTTGATGATATTGACCACCTGGATCAACTGAATGCGTTAGCTGGAGAAGCCCATTGGTTTGGCAAAGGAAGTAGAATCATTGTTACATCAAGAGATAAACATGTGCTAACTTCTCATGGCATAAATTTTGTGTATAAAGTTGAAACTTTAGATGACAATGAAGCACGAGACCTTTTTGGTCGGCATGCCTTTCGAAGTAGCAAGAAAGTTGAGATAACAAGGGATCTCATAAATAGAGCGGTGCGTTATGCTAACGGCCTGCCGTTAGCCCTTGAAGTGTTGGGCTCGTTCTTATGTGGAAGAGAGGAGCCTGCATGGGAAAGTACACTGGATAAACTCTCCGGAAGTCCCGACCAAACTATCAATCGAATTCTCAAGATAAGCTTCGATGGATTGGATAACAACGAAAGGGAGATTTTCCTTGATATTGCATGCTTCTTCAAGGGGAAAAGTATAGAACACACCACAGAAGTTCTTGACAGCTGTGATTTTGCTACAACTATAGGAATAGAAGTTCTCATCGAGCGGTCCTTGATAATAGAAGAGCATGGGACCCtgcaaatgcatgatttaattcAATTGATGGGTAAGGATGTTGTTAATCAAGAATGCCCCGATGATCCTGGGAAACGCAGAAGATTATGGATTTTTGAAGATGTCGTGGAAATTCTATGTGAAGACACG GGAACGAATGCAATAAAGGCCATAGTATTGGACTTCCCCAGGTTGGAAGACATAACTATCAGCCCCGATGCTTTCACAAACATGAAAAGATTGAGAATGCTCATTTTGCTTGAAGTGCATGTCTCTTCACAAGGTCCTGTACGTCTCCCTAACGAGCTAAGATGGCTTAAATGGCCCAATGCGCCAAATCTAGAATTTGGCTCTGGTCCTAAGAAGCTTGTGCGACTTGATCTTCACAGAAGTCGTATCAAACAATTAGGAGGCCCGCTTAAG AATTTTAGAAAGTTGAAGTCCATAGATTTCGGTGAATGCAAGTCCCTCGCTAGCGTTCCCGACCTTTCAGAGGCTCCAAATCTGGAGAGCTTGAATCTTGATGGGTGCAAAAGCTTGGTGGAGGTTCATCAATCTGTCGGATATCTTAACAAGTTAAG GGACTCCCGAAGATGGGTAGTGTTGAAATTCTCCTAA